The following are from one region of the Salvelinus fontinalis isolate EN_2023a unplaced genomic scaffold, ASM2944872v1 scaffold_0031, whole genome shotgun sequence genome:
- the LOC129842296 gene encoding elongation factor 1-delta-like isoform X3 produces MKSLELENQELHKVVGDLRTALFKLENRVQVLERSPAVPCAKAVTVQSVKVEEEDDDDMDLFGSDEEEDEEVERLKEERIAAYAAKKSKKPALIAKSSILLDVKPWDDETDMSKLEECVRSVVADGLLWGQSKLVPVGYGIKKLQIGCVVEDDKVGTDLLEEEITKFEDYVQSVDVAAFNKI; encoded by the exons ATGAAGAGTCTGGAGCTGGAGAACCAGGAACTGCACAAAG tggtggggGATCTGAGAACAGCCTTGTTCAAGCTGGAGAACAGAGTCCAGGTTCTGGAGAGGAGCCCAGCTGTTCCCTGTGCCAAG GCGGTGACTGTTCAGTCtgtgaaggtagaggaggaggatgatgatgatatgGACCTCTttgggagtgatgaggaggaggatgaagaggtagagaggctgaaggaggagagaatCGCTGCCTACGCTGCCAAGAAGTCCAAGAAACCAGCGCTCATCGCCAAGTCCTCTATCCTGCTGGATGTCAAGCCT tgggATGATGAGACAGACATGTCTAAGTTGGAGGAGTGTGTGAGGTCTGTTGTAGCTGACGGTCTGCTGTGGGGTCAGTCCAAGCTGGTTCCCGTGGGTTACGGCATAAAGAAGCTCCAGATCGGGTGTGTTGTCGAGGACGACAAGGTGGGGACAGACCTGCTAGAGGAAGAGATCACCAAGTTTGAGGACTAC GTCCAGAGTGTCGACGTGGCTGCCTTCAACAAGATCTAA
- the LOC129842296 gene encoding elongation factor 1-delta-like isoform X2, whose protein sequence is MSGLQCLGEDNIWFEKPRYDEAERRFYEGANGPSTHSHHQSSSASGDQELVSRMKSLELENQELHKVVGDLRTALFKLENRVQVLERSPAVPCAKAVTVQSVKVEEEDDDDMDLFGSDEEEDEEVERLKEERIAAYAAKKSKKPALIAKSSILLDVKPWDDETDMSKLEECVRSVVADGLLWGQSKLVPVGYGIKKLQIGCVVEDDKVGTDLLEEEITKFEDYVQSVDVAAFNKI, encoded by the exons ATGTCTGGTCTACAGTGTCTTGGTGAAGACAACATCTGGTTTGAGAAGCCCCGCTACGACGAGGCTGAGAGACGCTTCTACGAGGGAGCCAACGGGCCCTCCACACACTCGCACCACCAG tcttcCTCAGCCAGTGGGGACCAGGAGTTGGTGTCTCGTATGAAGAGTCTGGAGCTGGAGAACCAGGAACTGCACAAAG tggtggggGATCTGAGAACAGCCTTGTTCAAGCTGGAGAACAGAGTCCAGGTTCTGGAGAGGAGCCCAGCTGTTCCCTGTGCCAAG GCGGTGACTGTTCAGTCtgtgaaggtagaggaggaggatgatgatgatatgGACCTCTttgggagtgatgaggaggaggatgaagaggtagagaggctgaaggaggagagaatCGCTGCCTACGCTGCCAAGAAGTCCAAGAAACCAGCGCTCATCGCCAAGTCCTCTATCCTGCTGGATGTCAAGCCT tgggATGATGAGACAGACATGTCTAAGTTGGAGGAGTGTGTGAGGTCTGTTGTAGCTGACGGTCTGCTGTGGGGTCAGTCCAAGCTGGTTCCCGTGGGTTACGGCATAAAGAAGCTCCAGATCGGGTGTGTTGTCGAGGACGACAAGGTGGGGACAGACCTGCTAGAGGAAGAGATCACCAAGTTTGAGGACTAC GTCCAGAGTGTCGACGTGGCTGCCTTCAACAAGATCTAA
- the ndufb3 gene encoding NADH dehydrogenase [ubiquinone] 1 beta subcomplex subunit 3 isoform X2 gives MGGDHGSKLNLPDFKQWKVEGTPLEFTQQRLAARGLKDPWARNEVWRYMGGFSRPVSLGDVMLRGFKWGFAAFAVALTVEYALFPPKKSDH, from the exons ATGGGAGGAGACCACGGCAGTAAACTAAACCTGCCAGACTTCAAGCAGTGGAAGGTGGAGGGGACACCTCTGGAGTTCACACAGCAGAGACTGGCAGCTAGAGGACTGAAGGACCCATGGGcacg tAACGAGGTGTGGCGGTACATGGGAGGATTCAGTCGTCCTGTATCCCTGGGAGACGTGATGCTGAGGGGTTTTAAATGGGGCTTCGCTGCCTTCGCCGTGGCCCTGACTGTAGAGTACGCTCTCTTCCCCCCCAAGAAGTCTGACCACTGA
- the ndufb3 gene encoding NADH dehydrogenase [ubiquinone] 1 beta subcomplex subunit 3 isoform X1, producing the protein MLCVRMGGDHGSKLNLPDFKQWKVEGTPLEFTQQRLAARGLKDPWARNEVWRYMGGFSRPVSLGDVMLRGFKWGFAAFAVALTVEYALFPPKKSDH; encoded by the exons ATGCTGTGTGTCAGGATGGGAGGAGACCACGGCAGTAAACTAAACCTGCCAGACTTCAAGCAGTGGAAGGTGGAGGGGACACCTCTGGAGTTCACACAGCAGAGACTGGCAGCTAGAGGACTGAAGGACCCATGGGcacg tAACGAGGTGTGGCGGTACATGGGAGGATTCAGTCGTCCTGTATCCCTGGGAGACGTGATGCTGAGGGGTTTTAAATGGGGCTTCGCTGCCTTCGCCGTGGCCCTGACTGTAGAGTACGCTCTCTTCCCCCCCAAGAAGTCTGACCACTGA
- the LOC129842296 gene encoding elongation factor 1-delta-like isoform X1 — translation MSGLQCLGEDNIWFEKPRYDEAERRFYEGANGPSTHSHHQVKSPLQGRARSRPQKRQHRNSSSASGDQELVSRMKSLELENQELHKVVGDLRTALFKLENRVQVLERSPAVPCAKAVTVQSVKVEEEDDDDMDLFGSDEEEDEEVERLKEERIAAYAAKKSKKPALIAKSSILLDVKPWDDETDMSKLEECVRSVVADGLLWGQSKLVPVGYGIKKLQIGCVVEDDKVGTDLLEEEITKFEDYVQSVDVAAFNKI, via the exons ATGTCTGGTCTACAGTGTCTTGGTGAAGACAACATCTGGTTTGAGAAGCCCCGCTACGACGAGGCTGAGAGACGCTTCTACGAGGGAGCCAACGGGCCCTCCACACACTCGCACCACCAG GTAAAGTCACCCCTCCAAGGTAGAGCACGATCTCGTCCCCAGAAGCGCCAGCACAGGAAT tcttcCTCAGCCAGTGGGGACCAGGAGTTGGTGTCTCGTATGAAGAGTCTGGAGCTGGAGAACCAGGAACTGCACAAAG tggtggggGATCTGAGAACAGCCTTGTTCAAGCTGGAGAACAGAGTCCAGGTTCTGGAGAGGAGCCCAGCTGTTCCCTGTGCCAAG GCGGTGACTGTTCAGTCtgtgaaggtagaggaggaggatgatgatgatatgGACCTCTttgggagtgatgaggaggaggatgaagaggtagagaggctgaaggaggagagaatCGCTGCCTACGCTGCCAAGAAGTCCAAGAAACCAGCGCTCATCGCCAAGTCCTCTATCCTGCTGGATGTCAAGCCT tgggATGATGAGACAGACATGTCTAAGTTGGAGGAGTGTGTGAGGTCTGTTGTAGCTGACGGTCTGCTGTGGGGTCAGTCCAAGCTGGTTCCCGTGGGTTACGGCATAAAGAAGCTCCAGATCGGGTGTGTTGTCGAGGACGACAAGGTGGGGACAGACCTGCTAGAGGAAGAGATCACCAAGTTTGAGGACTAC GTCCAGAGTGTCGACGTGGCTGCCTTCAACAAGATCTAA